In a single window of the Niabella ginsenosidivorans genome:
- a CDS encoding NUDIX hydrolase, which produces MAKKLNLKTAAVEKSSHLEYFKIAVSVDCVIFGYEDKELKVLLIKSDLKEFAGLYSLLGDLVRPDEDLNEASYRVLKERTDLDDVFLQQVHTFGAVHRHPSGRVISTAYYSLVNINSHKLKIDNNDLHWHPVKNIQKLAFDHKEILDTCLEHLRGKIEEYPVAHNLLDEKFSLRALQELYEAIMNEPLDRRNFRKKITLKNWLIDLNEMEENVPHRPGKLYKFRPRLMKSRK; this is translated from the coding sequence ATGGCAAAAAAATTGAACCTGAAAACGGCGGCAGTAGAAAAAAGCAGCCACCTGGAATATTTTAAGATTGCAGTGTCTGTGGATTGTGTCATTTTCGGATATGAAGATAAAGAACTGAAAGTGTTGCTGATAAAATCGGATCTTAAAGAATTTGCCGGCCTTTATTCATTGCTCGGAGACCTGGTTCGGCCGGATGAAGACCTGAATGAAGCCTCCTATAGGGTTTTAAAGGAGCGCACAGACCTGGATGATGTGTTCCTGCAACAGGTGCACACATTTGGAGCTGTTCACCGTCACCCTTCAGGACGCGTGATCTCCACTGCCTATTATTCCCTGGTAAATATCAACAGCCATAAACTAAAGATCGACAATAACGACCTGCACTGGCACCCGGTAAAAAATATCCAGAAGCTGGCCTTTGACCATAAAGAGATCCTGGATACCTGTCTGGAACACCTGCGCGGCAAAATTGAAGAATACCCTGTAGCGCACAATCTGCTGGATGAGAAATTCTCCTTACGCGCTTTACAGGAACTGTATGAGGCAATTATGAATGAACCGCTCGACCGCAGGAATTTCCGGAAAAAGATCACTCTTAAGAACTGGCTCATTGATCTGAACGAAATGGAGGAAAACGTGCCCCACCGGCCGGGCAAACTCTACAAATTCCGGCCCCGGTTAATGAAGTCCCGTAAATAA